In Phoenix dactylifera cultivar Barhee BC4 unplaced genomic scaffold, palm_55x_up_171113_PBpolish2nd_filt_p 001564F, whole genome shotgun sequence, the DNA window aacaactgtaccccaatccctgtgaatcgatacccgtaatcactatcctaccagatacgtgctattatgtggtctttaaagttgattaTCAATAATCTTCCACAGATAAATCTTTTTGCTTAAAATTATGAAAtctaagaaaaatattttttctgtaATTATTTGAAAGAAATTTCTGTCTTAGCACCTTTCTCATCTTTTTTCATGTCACAATTTGTTTTTTCCCTTCACGTGCCCTCTGCTTCTTAAGATGCTCCCACCAGACAGAGGTGTGTTTCTTCAACTTGATAGCTACAATTTTTATCTTGCGATCTTCTGGTACATCTTTTTATTCAAAGACACGCCCCACCATATGCAACCAATCAATAAACTCATCAAGATGTGCCCTTCCTTCAAAATTAGGAATATCAACTTTGATGTCGAACTCTTATTGAAACTCGCGACTCCTTCGAAAATGATTAGATGTCAGGCTATGATCATGATGAAAAGGATTGGTCTCTTCTCCCTCATCATGTGAATCTTCTTCCTCTAATTCATGATTtgggatattatgtatcaaagtgtGAAGACGCGCCAAATTTTGTTAAAGCCAACGCACTTCTCTCTACAATTCTTCATTCGCAGCATCACGAAGATCCCGCTCGCGGTTTGGCCCTTCAACTTCCTGCCCTCTTCGACCACGACCTCGAGTACCATGACAACTTGGGACACTCTAATACCAAATCTGATGAAAAAATAGAGGGAAAAGACAACGAACACTCCAACACCAACTAGAAATTTGAGAATAGTGATAAATCCAAAATCTCCAAGAACAAGAACAATGGATAGATAAAAACTCACCATCCAAAAAAATCTACCCAAGGGATACAGAGtttgatggaaaaaaaaactcaCCACCCAAAGAAATCCACCCTAGGGATACAGAGTTATAGAGATCACTACTCATAAACAATCTCCTTAAGATACAGAGCAAAACCGCGCTCACTGcccaaaaaaaaacctaaagaTACAGAACacccaaaagaagaaaaacaagccaAAGACTTAATTTCTTAATTCACTCAAACTCGAATTAAATTCTCTCTAAAAACATAATATAGGACATGCCTTTATATAGGCACGTTTGGAATGCTTTTCAAACAATTACAATCAATAATCCTAAAcatgaggagaaagaaaaaacacCATAACAAAAAAAAGACCATAACAAAAAATGTGAGAAAAAGCATCCTAAAGttgggcaaaaaaaaaacatcataaaTAGGCATTCCaaaatttgcctttgcttaggtataaaccaaaaataaattgtaatagaaaaaaattctttttagcTCCCCTGATTAAAAAGGACTCTCCTTAAGCACCCATGTCAAAATCGCCATAGACAAAATTTCTTTTTGGCTCCCTCATTTGAAAAGGACTCTCCTTAAGCACCCGTGTCATAGAGGCATCAGTAGGTGAAAGTGATACTTTAAACAATCAGCAAACATGTCTTAGGTTAAAAGATCTTCTTATTAGAAACAAGCAAGATATACTCAAGAAATTTGGTGACTGAATATTAAGTCATATAGCCTAATGAAGAAAGTTCTATATCAAAGCAATAtgcaaattaaaaattaaatgccattatagatttaaaaaaaattgaggccTCACAAGCGTCAATGAATCTCAGGAGTATGGGTGAACCAAGAATCATCAGTATTAACATAAAATGTTGTGATACTTGACATATCCAAACTATTTAAAAATGTAGTTTTATAAAATTTGCTTCCATAAATGATATTATTGTTGATATTTGGAGCTTAGAACTGTTAATGTGGTGTAGAATGTGTACTTTTACAGTGGGGAGTAAAACAAAATGCACATCCAAAATCTGAAGTTATTATGTTTATTAGAAAAAGAACATATATTTTAAATGATCAATACTTGTTTATTCATAAACAGAAAACTATCTAATATAATCTTCAACaggaaatatttctttttatttcacaTCTTTGAGCATCTATCCACAGCAGCATTCTATGTACTGACATATACCGGATGGTACAGGGCATATGGTACTGACTTGGTATGGTATCAATAGGTATGAAGGCTCAGCCTGCCCAATTTGACATATGGTACAGGTGGTATGCCAACTCCAACAGGGTACCATGTGTCAGTACGGGAGCTACCATAGCATAGCAGTAACATAGTAGTATGGGGTCCaatagtgagacttaaaatattGATTCataaagttgaaatttctcacaTCAAGGTTTACCAAGTGTTGGCACATATAGCACCTTGTACATATTGCATAGAGCCATCTTATGTGTGTGCAATACACAAACCTTGCTTCTCTGTCTCTGAAGAAAAGTGCATGTCAGGGTGAAAACTATGGAATGGTGAAAAGGCAAGGCAAGTAGTTTTGCTAAGAATGGTGGAATGAGCTTCCATTTGTAGTGGGTTTGCACCTGACAGTAATAAATTCTTATCTTTCCATACTTGCCTtagataaaccaaaaaatatatgaaaGAGTCCGCATTATTCATTTGTCAATCAATAGATTGATAAAAcatgagtaaaaaaaaaaaagaaattggcaTACAGAATAAGATCTTAATGGCAGTAGAGTGGAAAAATGCCCCTAGAAACTTGATAACATAGAAACTGATGGCAAGATATGCCCAAAGTGATCGATACCTAACCAGATATTGAATATTAAAAGAGAGGAATAGATGGAGAAGCATCCAACAGAATTAAAGTGGATGAAATGAAATGTAGTGTTGTTTCTAGATAATGACTTAGGAAAAACATTGTAAGATAGCAGTAAGCTGGCATGGTCAATAGTTTGGAATATCAGCACAGAAGGAACCAAAAAAGATGTTTTTAATAGGTGGAAACAAGTTTGCATATATATTTATGATTAACAGGCATAACTCCATGAAACAGCAAATCAGAGATGTCTATTGGTAAACCATAAACGGATAAACCTGTGTTTCTGCGTGCACAAAACATAATGATAAACAGCATAATGCATGTTGTTTGATAGCATACGTCTTAGTGGTTATTATTTGTATGCATGCACTCACATGTATACACACAGAgagacatgcatgcatgcagggGGATGGAGAAAGGAAAACCAAACAAGTTTAAATGGAGGAAACTTTCAAATGAAGGTGGTgatataaaatttgaaaatgaaaTCTGTCAAAGAACTTAAACATGGATGGGAGATAATAGATAAATAGAAAGGTTGAATCCAATAAAAAGTACAAGGGAACAGGCTTGGAAGCTTGACTATCTCAGGTACATTATGTACATAAACAtgctcatgcatgtaagttaagAAGACATACTACACTACGCTTAATCAGTTTAACTCCCTAGATTTCATCTTTGAAGGTTCTGTATGATGTCCATGAAGCAATAGCTCCTTGGTAATCAGATCACAATATTTCATTCAACGAAGTATATAATGAACaaggaagagaaaaataaaaatattacctcAAAACTTTGCATGTCATTAAGTAGACGCCCACACAAGCTCACTAGTTTGTATAGATTATGATACTCTGGATCACCAATGGCATCAACTGAAATCTCCGGTCCAACAAAATAGAGTGCTGGGAGTATAATGGGTCCTAAAGCAAATGATACATAACCATTTGCCATATATTCATCCATTGTGGGCACTGTCTTGGTCTTCACCCACTCTGCCTCTTTCATCATTGCTTTCACCAAAGTAAGCCACTGTCAATTATAAGACCAAATGTTACAACCCCCTCAAAAATACTTAGCTGAAATTAGAATTGCGACATAAGATCTCACTATCTCAACTAAATGGTCGGTGACGCTACGCTTTTGCAATGCAGATGCCTTGGCTCCGAGATCATTAATTGTACTGCAGATagcagaatagataattttGACTTGTTCCGAGCAAAATTGTTTTTCATGATTTTCATCCCACCTGTTAGAGATTTGAGGAAAAGAGCATGATGATCTATAAACCTAATAAGTTAGCCAGCACTATGGTAACACCAATGAAAAAAGAACTAAGTCATACTTCTCAATCAATGATATAAGATTTACTAATTCCTCTCTAGATCCTCCATGGTCAAAAAAGTCATCAACAACGGTGGTTAGCACGCCATTTTTGGCCCAAGACATACGAGCATCAAAACTTTCAGGGGAGAATAATGTAGCCGCAGCTGAGAAATAGCAAAATGTCTGTTTCTGCCGAGCAAATTCTAGCTGATCCAATCTGTTTTCTTTGACCCAACTGTGCAATTAAAATTATCAACATACATTGAACTAAGAAAAGGAATAGGCTTGTGTTGCACTTAAAAGTGAGGAAAGAATATCTACCTCTCAATATATTGGAGTTCTTTGCGGTATATAGACTGACATAAATTGAAATCTTCCAGTGCCAGTTCTAACAGATCCTTGTCATCAACGCCAGAAGACCTGATAAATGGTTCAATGCATGAATTGTAAGTGCAAATGCAAGACAAGATTTTCTTTCCTGACAAGTTAATACGTACGTATATGATGTTTTGAGAACCTGAAAGTTTTCAACTTTAAAGTTCTCAATATAATTCTTGTGCTCTAGGCGTTCCAAGTTGGCATAAAAGGGAAATTTAAAAGCATAATCCACCTGAGATGATAAGAATTTGAGTTATGAAACTTCCGTTGCTATTTCCAGATGTTTACAAATTTTCTGTCCTGAACATGCAAGTACATTGAGCTTTTACAGGCTCAAATCAAAAACTTGCCTCCTGAGAAAGAACTTGGAGTCCATGCTCTGAATTGGTGGATAATTCCTCTCTCAGAAGATTACTTGACCAAGAACCTAGTTTATCGAGAATCTGCTCCATTGGTAAGATTTTGATTTGTGATGCCTTGTATAACTCTAGAACTGTTTTCATATCTTTCAGATGTCCTTGGATTGAATTGAAGAAAAAGCTTGAGTCACCAAATTGAGTTAAGGCAGCTGCATCACATGTCAACACATTAAATCGACACTCAAGATAGATATATACAGTATACACTATACACCACAGTAACCATGATTTAAAACCCTCTAGCTTAAGGCAGAAAATACCTGGTGATATATCAAATCCATTCATACGTAATAGACGAAATGCCATGGCACATGTACCCATGTCTGTATTGATCTCTTCATCATTCTTCAACCAGCATCTGAATGATAGCTTAAGTCAGATTTGTAATGAGAATGTTACAATAATACAAATTTTAACTTTTTAGCATGTTTTAAGCTCTACCTATATATTTTGTCCAAAACATTCTTTATCTCATAACTAAAATGTCGAGCAATTCCAAGCCTCTCAATTTTGTCAACCACACAAAGAAGTGTGTAGATATCTATTGGATATGAAGTAGGAACTGTACAGAATCAAAAGCACAAAGTTACAAGCATGCAAAAGTATGACATATAGGCAATGTAAtgttttcaataaaataaagcagcggCATTTACCTGAACTTCCAAACTTCTGTAGAAGTGAACGCAAGTACTCAAGGGCTTCAGCATCATATATATGGCTCAGTGCAGCAGCCGTTGTGGAAGGTGAATTGAACAGAGATCCATTTTCCctctgatatttcataacctcgTGCCAATCCTGTGACTTGCCCAATCCTTCTGCAACATATGCCAGATAGGCTTTCCTTCCCTCAAAACTGTTTCCAGTCACTCTGAACAAAAATACACAAACTACTACATTTTAGCCACCACACGGAGATAAAGATGTGATAATCACCTATTATACATGATAAAATGAAAGAATTATGTAATAAATAGTGCTTAAATTCGGAGAATTTCATACTATAAGAAATAGGATGTGGCGACACTCTATTAGACTGTTCTGCTAAAGATCATTGGATGCAACAAATTAGACAAAAAGGTATGTAATTATGTATTATACAAAGGTTATCCAGATTTTTCTTATGATTCTTCATTGGGAATAAAATCCAGAAAGGAGCATGAGATACTAAGTAGTTTGTCACTTCTCACATTTTCAAGTTATGGTCTGGAGACTAAGCATCttattaaaagaagaaaaagaaagaaagactaAGCATAGAATTGTTCTAAATTACTATCATCCCTTTCCTGCAAAGCAATAATTCTGCCCAAAAGATTGTACAAGTGAACATTCTTctcataataaaaataagaaattcaaaataaatgatttatcatCCTACAGTGTTTTACCACAATGCCAATACGAAATTTACCATATAACTGTTATCTGTTTTAAACATTGAAGATTAAAGCAAGTTTCCATCTACTACCTTGCATGTGGTCTGCATATCATATAAATGCGGGACACAACAAATGCCATACAACTGTATGAACTGAACAATTACAGCTATAATGCTTGATGTAACAACTCAAAACTTTATCCCACCCTCATATGATCCCTTGATTCAAGTGATTGCTGTGTAACCATGTCCTTGTGACTCTTCTAGCTCTTCCTACCATAGCACCTCTCATCAATTGCAACCAACCATCCCATTCTCTCCCGTATGAGATCACATGCGTGCAACGAAGCTCACTCTTTCATGATCACAACTAGCCATGAttattatctctctctctctctcttataatCATGGTCATGCAATATACCTCCCTTATATGAAAGCATAATTGGCCTCCTTAACCACATGTTTCATTCAAGACATCTAACATCTCCTTTCTCTTATGTGATACGTATAGCCATCCATCCAACCTCTTAACCATTGAGAATCATAAGCATCCAAccaaatttctttggatatGAGTAATCATACAATTTGACTCTCTCTCATGAGAAACAGATCATCAATCTGTTATAAATCAACATCCCATTTTTTCCTCCTAATGGAATGATCAACAATTATCTACGTTCTCTTTCTCAGATTTCAAAAAACCAACGTGGCAAAATACAAACAAGAGTGCAAGGTCTGCGCCACCCATGCTAGCTTATACTGACATATAATAGTCCATACAAGGGCATATACCGTTATGATTCACATGTAGATTTTTCATGCTTAATCATCATGAATAACCTAATCTttgtttcttctccttctcgttCATTTTGTTACGGATCAACATCGCTTTTTCCTCTTCTGTTGATGGAATGATCAACAATTATCTATGTTCTCTTTCTTGGATTTCAATATACCATTGTCAAGGTTCATTGAACCTGTATTGGGATCCATATTGATCGGCAGTCGGTACAATGTGGCATGGGTTCGTACCATGCCATTCAGAAAtgtaccctttttttttcaattttgaaTTGAAGTTGGCAAATGATTTGTCGATTCCCGAATGAAGTCCATGCCATGTTATTCCGATACGTACCGGTTTATTTTTGCCAATTTCcgagtgaagtcggcaaaataATTGGCAAATGTTTTGCCAACTTCACTCAAAAAatggcaaaaataaaaaaaggcttCCGAACCTAGAGAACTCTCTCAACCTCTCCTGCTCGcttcctccctcccttcctccctctccctcacccttcctccccctcttttgctctttctccttctccctctccctctattTCGAACCAAAGCCACAAACCATGCTGGTAATCGACCAGTTCGTTCAGTACGCACCAAACCGGCCAGTTCAGCATGGTTCGGTAAACCATGAGGTCCATCGTggcaaactaaaaaaaaaaacacgcaTAGGTTTGAACCACTCATGCTAGCTTATATTGATGCATAATAATTTGTACAAGGGAATTCCATTATGATTCATATGTATTCATGCTTAATCATCCTAACAATCaaacctttgtttcttcttcgcTTTCTCAGATTTTAATATACCATCGTGGCAAACTACAGGCAAGAGTGCATAGGTCACCACTCATACTAGCCCACATTGATGTACAAAAGCATGGGCATTCTGTTGTGATTCACATGCATATTTTCACACTTAATCATCATGAACAATCTaaccctgtttcttcttctaatCCATTTAGAATTATAAGCATCCAACCAAGTTTCTTTTGAGTATTCACAACCTTCCATTCTCTCTAATTAGAAAAAGACCACCAAACAATACAAACTCCTCTTTTATTGTATTATAGATCAACATTCTTCTTTCCCCCTTATACTGATGgaatgatcaacaattacctaTGTTCTTTTTCTCAGATTTTAATATACCATTTTGGCGAACTGCAGACAAGAGTGCATAGGTCTGCACTTCTTCTCTCTTATTCTGTTATAGATCAATATCTTTCTTGTCCCTTTGTGCTGATGGAATGATCAacaatatttttgttctttt includes these proteins:
- the LOC120108804 gene encoding ent-kaur-16-ene synthase, chloroplastic-like isoform X1; this encodes MMQFLSFSIGGSICGIGCRNICVPSLRITQSTRAAAPEGLKACSDDGLKKCKSANVQGTEVSKERIRKQLHKVDLSASSYDTAWVAMVPLPEFRQVPCFPECLNWIIENQHPDGSWGIHRLHPSLVKDALSSTLACVLALKRWNVGEEHVRRGLHFIGSYFSSAMDGKLHTPIGFDIIFPGMLGYAIEMGLDLPIGQNDIDAMFYLRDLELQRVTGNSFEGRKAYLAYVAEGLGKSQDWHEVMKYQRENGSLFNSPSTTAAALSHIYDAEALEYLRSLLQKFGSSVPTSYPIDIYTLLCVVDKIERLGIARHFSYEIKNVLDKIYRCWLKNDEEINTDMGTCAMAFRLLRMNGFDISPAALTQFGDSSFFFNSIQGHLKDMKTVLELYKASQIKILPMEQILDKLGSWSSNLLREELSTNSEHGLQVLSQEVDYAFKFPFYANLERLEHKNYIENFKVENFQVLKTSYTSSGVDDKDLLELALEDFNLCQSIYRKELQYIESWVKENRLDQLEFARQKQTFCYFSAAATLFSPESFDARMSWAKNGVLTTVVDDFFDHGGSREELVNLISLIEKWDENHEKQFCSEQVKIIYSAICSTINDLGAKASALQKRSVTDHLVEIWLTLVKAMMKEAEWVKTKTVPTMDEYMANGYVSFALGPIILPALYFVGPEISVDAIGDPEYHNLYKLVSLCGRLLNDMQSFEREGKEGKLSSVLLRIAHGSGSASEEEAIMEIQSIVDSSRAELLRLVLQNEGSVVPRACKDLFWKMSRILHLFYMKNDGFTSPTEMVSAVNAVIYEPLKVGHIFSLVN
- the LOC120108804 gene encoding ent-kaur-16-ene synthase, chloroplastic-like isoform X2 produces the protein MMQFLSFSIGGSICGIGCRNICVPSLRITQSTRAAAPEGLKACSDDGLKKCKSANVQGTEVSKERIRKQLHKVDLSASSYDTAWVAMVPLPEFRQVPCFPECLNWIIENQHPDGSWGIHRLHPSLVKDALSSTLACVLALKRWNVGEEHVRRGLHFIGSYFSSAMDGKLHTPIGFDIIFPGMLGYAIEMGLDLPIGQNDIDAMFYLRDLELQRVTGNSFEGRKAYLAYVAEGLGKSQDWHEVMKYQRENGSLFNSPSTTAAALSHIYDAEALEYLRSLLQKFGSSVPTSYPIDIYTLLCVVDKIERLGIARHFSYEIKNVLDKIYRCWLKNDEEINTDMGTCAMAFRLLRMNGFDISPAALTQFGDSSFFFNSIQGHLKDMKTVLELYKASQIKILPMEQILDKLGSWSSNLLREELSTNSEHGLQVLSQEVDYAFKFPFYANLERLEHKNYIENFKVENFQVLKTSYTSSGVDDKDLLELALEDFNLCQSIYRKELQYIESWVKENRLDQLEFARQKQTFCYFSAAATLFSPESFDARMSWAKNGVLTTVVDDFFDHGGSREELVNLISLIEKWDENHEKQFCSEQVKIIYSAICSTINDLGAKASALQKRSVTDHLWLTLVKAMMKEAEWVKTKTVPTMDEYMANGYVSFALGPIILPALYFVGPEISVDAIGDPEYHNLYKLVSLCGRLLNDMQSFEREGKEGKLSSVLLRIAHGSGSASEEEAIMEIQSIVDSSRAELLRLVLQNEGSVVPRACKDLFWKMSRILHLFYMKNDGFTSPTEMVSAVNAVIYEPLKVGHIFSLVN